The following are encoded in a window of Candidatus Jordarchaeales archaeon genomic DNA:
- a CDS encoding energy-coupling factor ABC transporter permease, whose product MHIPDGFLDLGVTMVCAAISAAFIVIGVIQAKRYMDERHVPLMAVLTAGVFAAQLLNFPIIGGTSGHLVGGTLLAVFLGPLGALLSMTVILAVQALFFGDGGITALGANILNMGVIGGIIGYYVYILVRRLVGKGGWGVRIGAAVGSYISVVLGAIACGVELGVSSLFPFPTWITVPVMTGWHMVIGIGEALITLVVIEYVLRARPDMLALPKVGFRGLLKGVKSEELEAMEKKELETVTGKVAGGG is encoded by the coding sequence GTGCACATACCCGATGGGTTCCTCGACCTGGGAGTAACTATGGTGTGCGCGGCGATCTCGGCGGCTTTCATCGTGATAGGGGTTATTCAGGCAAAGCGATACATGGACGAAAGACACGTCCCCTTAATGGCTGTATTGACGGCCGGAGTCTTCGCAGCCCAGCTGCTCAACTTCCCGATAATAGGCGGGACAAGCGGGCACCTGGTTGGAGGAACACTGCTAGCGGTCTTTCTAGGACCCCTCGGCGCTCTCCTTTCCATGACCGTCATCCTAGCAGTCCAAGCTCTCTTCTTCGGTGACGGTGGCATCACAGCCCTAGGGGCTAACATACTGAACATGGGCGTCATAGGAGGCATCATAGGCTACTACGTTTACATCTTAGTTAGAAGGCTGGTGGGCAAAGGTGGATGGGGTGTAAGGATCGGAGCAGCTGTAGGCTCATACATCTCGGTAGTCCTAGGAGCCATAGCCTGCGGGGTTGAACTAGGTGTCTCGTCGCTCTTCCCCTTCCCCACCTGGATCACGGTTCCAGTGATGACGGGGTGGCACATGGTGATAGGGATTGGAGAAGCGCTGATAACCTTAGTTGTCATCGAGTACGTCCTTAGGGCTAGGCCGGACATGCTAGCCCTCCCTAAGGTAGGCTTCCGCGGCCTGCTAAAAGGCGTTAAAAGTGAGGAGCTGGAGGCGATGGAGAAAAAGGAGCTTGAAACCGTGACCGGAAAAGTGGCTGGAGGGGGTTAA
- a CDS encoding class II glutamine amidotransferase, with protein MCDLLAMCFNKPVTASFSLRGFRVKGKFNWHGWGVAWYQDGAARVVKEPATALESRLFTSLITDVQVRSKIFVAHVRRASNMRLSPPSCENTHPFRRELKGKTYVFAHNGSLKRNFRRLEFKRRFPLGNFKPYGETGSEYIFCHLLACMESGVETWDEDGFSWLADKLAEINEYFFLNCAMSDGEHLFVYHDSEGYNGMALTFRMAPFPTTRLIDSEEEVILQEGKEKGLQGVLVTTLSLNYSPKPVYLTNEKWRSVEPGKLLVFVNGRMIFSS; from the coding sequence TTGTGTGACCTCCTAGCGATGTGCTTCAATAAGCCTGTTACAGCTTCTTTCTCTCTTAGGGGTTTTAGAGTGAAGGGCAAGTTTAACTGGCATGGGTGGGGTGTTGCATGGTACCAGGATGGAGCCGCGCGGGTGGTTAAGGAGCCTGCTACGGCGCTGGAAAGCAGGCTTTTTACCTCACTGATAACCGACGTGCAAGTGCGATCCAAAATTTTTGTTGCACACGTTCGCCGCGCGTCAAACATGCGTTTATCTCCCCCATCTTGCGAGAACACCCACCCTTTTCGCAGGGAGCTGAAGGGCAAAACCTATGTTTTCGCGCACAACGGCTCCCTCAAGCGGAACTTTAGAAGGTTGGAGTTTAAGAGGAGGTTTCCGCTGGGAAATTTTAAACCGTACGGCGAGACGGGTTCTGAGTACATTTTCTGCCACCTTCTCGCCTGCATGGAGAGTGGAGTGGAGACGTGGGATGAAGACGGCTTCTCGTGGCTCGCAGACAAGCTCGCCGAGATCAACGAATACTTTTTCCTCAACTGCGCCATGAGCGACGGGGAACACCTTTTCGTCTACCATGACAGTGAAGGCTACAATGGCATGGCGTTAACCTTTAGGATGGCGCCGTTCCCAACTACGCGACTAATAGACAGTGAGGAAGAAGTCATCCTGCAAGAAGGGAAGGAAAAAGGCCTGCAAGGCGTCCTGGTGACAACTCTCTCCCTCAACTACTCACCTAAACCAGTATACCTCACTAACGAAAAGTGGAGGTCGGTCGAGCCGGGAAAACTCCTCGTGTTCGTGAATGGACGAATGATATTTTCCAGCTAG
- a CDS encoding PDGLE domain-containing protein, whose protein sequence is MASIVEAIKATWRQRWFRLSVLAGVIVIGFFLPLASTAPDGLERTVESLVQPLDITLMLIYYGEVTGETGPLSAWLTFLGINYLLRAPMPDYVLLQLAPGVYVSYVLEMMSALQVLGLASFEIPEDVVALLLSSAGGHEYLASLTASLIGFFVVLGVTWLVGFALKKRKAA, encoded by the coding sequence GTGGCGTCGATAGTTGAAGCGATAAAGGCTACCTGGCGCCAGAGGTGGTTTAGGCTCAGCGTCCTAGCAGGGGTAATAGTGATAGGATTCTTCCTACCGCTTGCATCAACAGCTCCCGACGGCCTGGAGCGAACCGTAGAGAGTTTGGTCCAACCGCTAGACATCACGTTGATGCTTATTTACTACGGCGAGGTGACAGGGGAGACGGGGCCCCTGAGTGCTTGGCTAACCTTCCTGGGAATCAACTACCTGTTGCGGGCGCCGATGCCAGACTACGTGTTGCTTCAGCTAGCTCCGGGGGTTTATGTGAGCTACGTGCTTGAGATGATGAGTGCGCTCCAAGTGCTGGGACTAGCATCCTTCGAAATTCCAGAAGACGTCGTAGCGCTGCTGCTTAGCTCGGCTGGCGGACACGAGTATCTGGCATCTCTCACAGCGTCGCTAATAGGTTTCTTCGTGGTTCTCGGAGTAACCTGGCTGGTTGGCTTCGCCCTCAAGAAGAGGAAGGCGGCTTAA
- the cbiQ gene encoding cobalt ECF transporter T component CbiQ: protein MRGAGFKEFFELFERLLDAERFNSINSPVHRLDPRVKILASTAIILSAIAVDGFFYLIPLAFAVLFLLSISRLPRAVFLSRSLPFTLLSALVVLPAPFVTPGVPAATIHLPLVTVTPTFEGVYRAVTFVFRVWICISSALLLTFTTRFPDIAAGLRGMGFPSLLSLILLLTYRYSFLFADEALKMLQAKESRTLKKEGFFERVRLVGKMTGCLLLRAYEKGEEVYYAMSLRGFHGELAPTVSKLKLRACDVAFAVAFTAFCLTVALLGWGGPSFVAFWLPLAKIIVVKALLRWVVLIIPLSGGFAVA, encoded by the coding sequence GTGCGTGGAGCCGGTTTCAAGGAGTTTTTCGAGCTGTTCGAGCGTCTTCTCGACGCTGAAAGGTTTAACAGTATAAATTCACCTGTCCACAGGCTTGACCCCCGTGTCAAGATACTTGCTTCCACAGCCATCATACTGTCCGCCATAGCCGTGGACGGCTTCTTCTACCTGATACCGTTAGCGTTCGCAGTCCTGTTTTTGCTGTCCATCTCTAGGCTGCCTAGGGCTGTGTTTCTCTCCCGCTCACTTCCCTTCACTCTTCTCAGCGCACTGGTCGTTCTACCGGCCCCATTTGTGACCCCCGGGGTTCCCGCTGCAACAATTCACCTCCCCCTGGTCACCGTCACCCCGACATTTGAGGGGGTTTACAGGGCTGTAACCTTCGTTTTTAGAGTTTGGATCTGCATATCTTCGGCGCTGCTCCTAACTTTCACGACGAGATTCCCAGATATCGCCGCAGGGTTAAGGGGGATGGGGTTTCCATCCCTCCTTTCATTAATCCTGCTCCTAACATACAGGTACTCCTTCCTCTTCGCCGACGAGGCTTTGAAGATGCTTCAAGCAAAGGAGTCTAGGACGCTTAAAAAGGAGGGCTTCTTCGAGAGGGTTAGGTTAGTTGGAAAAATGACCGGCTGCCTTCTCTTGAGAGCCTACGAGAAGGGTGAAGAAGTTTACTACGCCATGAGCTTGAGAGGCTTCCATGGAGAGCTGGCTCCAACGGTCTCCAAGCTCAAGCTGAGGGCGTGTGACGTGGCGTTCGCCGTGGCGTTCACCGCGTTTTGCCTCACCGTTGCCCTGCTTGGGTGGGGTGGTCCATCTTTTGTGGCGTTCTGGCTTCCACTCGCCAAGATAATCGTGGTCAAAGCTTTGCTAAGGTGGGTCGTGTTAATAATACCTTTGTCGGGGGGCTTCGCTGTTGCGTAG
- a CDS encoding ATP-binding cassette domain-containing protein translates to MVLEADDVWFTYPDGTQALKGVSFRVFSGETVVLLGPSGAGKSTLLLHFAGILFPTSGSVYVCGERVSRRNVREVRRRVGFVFQNPESQLFCPTLWEDVAFGPINMGLPPDEVERRVRMALEAVGLLDYARKHPHHLSFGEKRRAALATVLSMDPEIYLFDEPTANLDPKNASYVVGKIVQLSEEGKTVLVATHDINMLPQVASRVVVMSGGRVVSDGKPEEVLSDFKLIEEAGLQPPVVTSLLHGIHEEGILNVDTPYPISLEAAKWKIRESVKKLLEGARSPAK, encoded by the coding sequence GTGGTTCTCGAAGCTGACGACGTCTGGTTCACCTACCCTGACGGCACACAGGCGTTGAAAGGAGTAAGCTTCAGGGTGTTTAGTGGGGAAACCGTGGTCCTGCTCGGGCCTAGTGGGGCTGGTAAGTCAACTCTGCTCCTCCACTTCGCGGGCATACTGTTTCCCACGTCTGGCAGCGTCTACGTTTGCGGCGAAAGGGTTTCGAGAAGGAACGTCAGAGAGGTGAGGAGACGCGTGGGCTTCGTCTTCCAGAACCCTGAAAGCCAGCTCTTCTGCCCGACCCTCTGGGAGGATGTGGCCTTTGGCCCAATTAACATGGGACTTCCGCCGGACGAGGTTGAGAGAAGGGTTAGGATGGCGCTGGAAGCCGTCGGCCTCCTAGACTACGCCCGTAAGCACCCTCACCACCTGAGTTTCGGGGAGAAGAGGAGAGCTGCCCTCGCCACAGTTCTATCCATGGACCCCGAGATATATCTCTTCGACGAGCCGACAGCAAACCTTGACCCAAAAAACGCCTCGTATGTCGTCGGCAAGATAGTGCAGCTTTCAGAGGAGGGGAAAACCGTTCTAGTAGCAACACACGACATCAACATGCTTCCACAAGTGGCTTCGAGAGTCGTCGTTATGAGCGGCGGCAGAGTTGTCTCAGACGGGAAGCCGGAGGAGGTCCTTTCAGACTTCAAGCTCATCGAGGAAGCCGGGTTACAGCCGCCAGTGGTCACAAGCCTCCTCCATGGCATTCACGAAGAAGGAATACTGAACGTAGATACGCCGTACCCGATCTCCCTGGAGGCTGCGAAGTGGAAGATAAGGGAGAGCGTGAAGAAACTGCTGGAGGGTGCACGAAGCCCTGCAAAGTAA
- a CDS encoding alpha/beta fold hydrolase has protein sequence MPYAKVRDINMYYEVYGSGFPLVMIMGLGANTYWWDPYLIDEFSKHFKVVVFDNRGAGRTDKPAVDYTMKMFADDTVGLMDYLGIKKAHILGVSMGGMIAQEIALNYPERVEKLVLCVTAPGGRVTVPPKPEAMALLTMDRSKLTDEQIAMETIKVLYPKEFIEKHPEIVKVSLERLSKYVIPTDAFMRQINAILKFDAYDRLSHINKPTLVVSGGKDILVPPENGKLIAEKIPNAKLVIFEESGHGLITQERERFASLVIDFLKK, from the coding sequence TTGCCTTACGCTAAAGTTAGAGACATAAACATGTACTACGAGGTTTACGGCAGCGGTTTCCCGTTGGTCATGATCATGGGACTTGGAGCAAACACTTACTGGTGGGACCCGTACCTGATAGACGAGTTTTCAAAGCACTTCAAGGTTGTGGTTTTCGACAACAGGGGCGCCGGAAGAACAGATAAGCCCGCCGTGGACTACACCATGAAAATGTTCGCCGACGACACTGTTGGGCTAATGGACTACCTGGGAATAAAGAAGGCGCACATTCTAGGCGTTTCGATGGGTGGAATGATAGCCCAAGAGATCGCACTAAACTACCCTGAGCGCGTCGAAAAACTTGTCCTGTGCGTCACAGCTCCAGGTGGACGTGTAACAGTTCCACCCAAACCTGAAGCGATGGCCCTGCTGACAATGGATAGGAGTAAGCTCACCGACGAGCAAATAGCGATGGAAACCATCAAGGTCCTCTACCCCAAAGAATTCATCGAGAAACACCCAGAAATAGTCAAAGTCTCCTTGGAGAGACTCTCGAAGTACGTGATCCCGACGGACGCTTTCATGAGACAGATTAACGCCATATTAAAGTTCGACGCCTACGATAGGCTGAGCCACATCAATAAGCCAACGCTGGTCGTCTCGGGAGGAAAAGACATACTGGTCCCACCGGAAAACGGAAAGCTTATCGCAGAGAAGATACCGAATGCCAAGCTGGTAATATTCGAAGAGTCAGGCCACGGACTTATAACGCAGGAAAGGGAGAGGTTCGCCAGCCTAGTAATAGACTTCCTCAAGAAATAG
- a CDS encoding energy-coupling factor transporter ATPase, with protein MSVEVERLSYRYPNAESDSLVNVDLKVSRGEFVLLVGRSGCGKTTLARCINGLIPHVFKGELRGVVRVDGVNVAETPVYEMAKLVGMVFQNPDTQLCTLTVEDEVAFGPENIGVERSEIEERVKWSLSSLGLEGLRWRSTFSLSDGEKQRVAVAAALSMLPKVLVLDEPTANLDPKASEMLVDTLRKLRDKYDTTIILVEHRVDRFIEAADRVVVMDSGRIVEDGPPEVVVRKADVLEKLGIRVPEVVELCKAVGIPLNGGLDELRFLALERMRELREASFVNDCSSRGEEILRMEDVVLSYGGVFSLRVDFFSLCRGEVVAVIGGNGSGKTTLAKLIAGLVKPKKGSIKRAKGLRVGMVFQNFEVQLFRSSVFDEVAFQLTEKLDPNHVKRRVESVLAEMGLLSLIGRHPHSLSQGEKQRVVIASLIVDPPDILILDEPTTGQDGHHLKILEEAVKKMKMSGVATVVITHDLSFAARVAERAAVVSGGRIAMTGDIRDILYKIDELAGFTPPETVKLAREAGLRGIIKPGDFQGVFCSKDVRSSIVQWGY; from the coding sequence TTGAGCGTTGAGGTCGAGCGTTTAAGTTATCGCTATCCCAACGCGGAAAGTGACTCGCTCGTCAACGTCGACTTGAAGGTTAGTAGAGGAGAGTTCGTTCTCCTCGTTGGTAGAAGCGGTTGCGGTAAGACGACGCTGGCTAGGTGCATCAACGGACTTATACCACACGTGTTCAAGGGCGAACTCAGGGGGGTAGTTAGAGTTGACGGGGTCAACGTGGCTGAGACTCCCGTGTATGAGATGGCTAAACTCGTCGGCATGGTTTTTCAGAACCCTGACACTCAGCTCTGCACGTTAACTGTGGAAGACGAGGTTGCCTTCGGCCCTGAGAACATTGGAGTTGAGAGAAGCGAAATTGAGGAGAGGGTTAAGTGGTCTCTTTCAAGTTTAGGGTTGGAAGGTCTTAGGTGGCGGAGCACTTTCAGTTTGTCCGATGGAGAAAAACAAAGGGTGGCTGTGGCGGCCGCCCTATCCATGCTTCCAAAGGTTCTAGTGCTTGATGAGCCAACGGCGAACCTCGACCCGAAAGCCTCCGAGATGCTCGTCGACACACTGAGAAAGTTGAGAGACAAGTATGATACCACGATTATACTAGTTGAGCACAGAGTTGACAGGTTCATTGAAGCGGCTGACAGAGTTGTCGTGATGGATTCAGGGAGAATAGTCGAAGACGGGCCTCCAGAAGTTGTAGTCAGGAAGGCCGACGTATTGGAGAAGTTGGGAATTCGAGTGCCTGAAGTCGTCGAGCTGTGTAAAGCGGTTGGGATACCCCTAAACGGGGGGTTAGACGAACTTAGGTTCCTGGCCTTAGAGAGGATGAGGGAGCTGAGAGAGGCGAGCTTCGTCAACGACTGTTCGAGTCGCGGCGAGGAAATCCTGAGAATGGAGGATGTTGTGCTCAGTTACGGCGGTGTGTTCAGCCTTAGAGTTGACTTCTTCTCATTGTGCAGGGGGGAAGTTGTTGCTGTTATAGGTGGTAACGGCTCAGGAAAGACGACTCTCGCCAAGCTCATAGCTGGGCTCGTGAAGCCGAAAAAGGGTAGCATAAAAAGAGCGAAGGGTCTTAGGGTTGGGATGGTTTTCCAGAACTTCGAGGTTCAACTTTTCAGAAGTTCTGTCTTCGACGAGGTTGCCTTTCAACTCACCGAGAAGCTAGACCCAAACCACGTTAAACGTAGGGTGGAATCCGTCCTGGCGGAGATGGGGCTCCTAAGTCTAATCGGCAGACACCCTCACTCCTTGAGCCAGGGTGAGAAGCAGAGAGTAGTCATAGCGTCTTTGATCGTCGACCCGCCGGACATACTCATACTCGACGAGCCGACAACAGGACAGGACGGGCATCACCTCAAAATACTGGAGGAAGCGGTGAAGAAAATGAAGATGAGCGGCGTGGCCACCGTTGTCATAACACACGACTTGTCCTTCGCCGCAAGGGTGGCAGAGCGGGCGGCGGTGGTGAGCGGCGGGAGAATCGCGATGACAGGAGACATCAGAGACATTTTGTACAAAATAGACGAGCTTGCAGGCTTCACCCCTCCAGAAACCGTTAAACTAGCGAGGGAAGCGGGATTAAGAGGGATTATTAAGCCAGGGGACTTTCAGGGTGTGTTCTGCAGCAAAGATGTGAGGAGTAGTATCGTCCAATGGGGTTATTAA
- a CDS encoding MptD family putative ECF transporter S component gives MRGYFTTRDLAYVSVTTVMVYVVAFVAIMSVSAFTAFPGAKSIASAFFTAIVLALGAMRVRKIGVMSFVTLLWGLISAFLFPAVPILLPATLSGGVAADILVFLLRKDYSSESATTIACGVRSGVSTLVVLLLVLVFGSSSLRGAPLIFQLYGATLRVQAFLMFISLAGVPPDVASLFGVILTVGVLGAFMPNLGVPGEIVAFAAPLLKLLGVQAGGVEAVLTPSLIVVISALCFALGAAGGYVGARIGRELKLAGVYR, from the coding sequence GTGCGCGGCTACTTTACGACGCGAGACCTAGCATACGTGTCCGTCACAACCGTGATGGTCTACGTGGTTGCTTTTGTGGCCATAATGAGTGTTTCGGCGTTCACAGCATTTCCGGGAGCTAAGTCCATCGCGTCAGCCTTCTTCACGGCGATAGTGCTCGCCTTGGGCGCCATGAGGGTCAGAAAAATCGGAGTGATGAGCTTCGTAACACTCCTGTGGGGCCTAATAAGCGCCTTCCTCTTCCCAGCAGTCCCCATACTCCTCCCCGCTACGCTAAGTGGTGGAGTAGCCGCAGACATCCTAGTCTTCCTTCTCAGAAAGGACTACTCAAGTGAGAGCGCGACCACCATTGCTTGCGGCGTCAGAAGCGGCGTCTCAACGCTCGTTGTGCTGTTGCTGGTGCTGGTTTTCGGCTCAAGCTCGCTTAGAGGCGCACCGCTCATCTTCCAATTATATGGTGCCACGCTGAGAGTGCAGGCTTTCCTCATGTTCATCAGTTTGGCGGGTGTTCCACCAGATGTCGCGTCGCTCTTCGGAGTGATTCTTACCGTGGGTGTTCTAGGCGCCTTCATGCCGAACTTGGGTGTTCCGGGGGAAATTGTGGCGTTTGCCGCGCCACTCCTGAAATTGCTAGGTGTTCAGGCTGGTGGCGTTGAAGCAGTGTTAACCCCATCGCTGATCGTCGTTATTTCGGCTCTTTGCTTCGCTCTTGGAGCCGCTGGCGGGTATGTTGGGGCACGCATAGGCAGGGAGCTTAAACTCGCGGGGGTTTACAGGTGA
- a CDS encoding magnesium transporter translates to MGSELLSRATFKRLLLQALSSQTFNLSGVTAGVIVATLSAYTQMNPWILVLLPPLLTIRGNIGGILCGRLSTSLYTGLIKPVFWKNTRYYYATIASTFVMSFLFSIVIGVFSFFIVNAMYGGNLSLTDTLSLAVLVMMTCSTMAQLFTPIIAISSYRRGLNPDMILYPITSTANDIAISATYTLLVLVKLFWSGVFAALSLILLPSFIAAAAILTLKYWREEGFRETFKEGFPTALLLTFISQITGSFLSQLEDQIAVYPQILAVYPILIDGVGDVGVIISSATTARLALGYIEPRMRSIKGEEGRKVVFSSLIAGLTLILSVTFLASSVYTPSLTQIVHSFLIVACAVLLVTVPITVVSFGITILTFKRGINPDNVTIPIITSFADFFITASLFTASQLVVF, encoded by the coding sequence TTGGGGTCAGAGCTTCTCTCGAGAGCCACGTTCAAGCGCCTACTCTTACAGGCGCTCTCCTCCCAGACATTCAACTTGTCCGGGGTTACTGCTGGAGTAATAGTGGCGACCCTGTCCGCTTACACCCAGATGAACCCCTGGATCCTCGTTCTACTCCCCCCCTTACTAACGATAAGAGGGAATATTGGTGGCATCCTATGTGGGAGGCTTAGCACCTCTCTATATACTGGTCTCATAAAACCGGTGTTTTGGAAAAACACACGCTACTACTACGCGACCATCGCAAGCACTTTTGTCATGAGCTTCTTATTCTCCATCGTGATAGGCGTTTTTTCATTCTTTATAGTGAATGCGATGTATGGGGGTAACCTCAGTTTAACGGACACTCTCTCCCTAGCAGTGCTCGTCATGATGACCTGCTCCACAATGGCGCAGCTCTTCACGCCGATAATAGCGATCTCCTCCTACAGGAGGGGGCTTAACCCCGACATGATACTCTACCCCATCACGTCCACGGCTAACGACATAGCGATAAGCGCTACATACACGCTTCTCGTGCTCGTCAAACTTTTCTGGAGCGGGGTCTTCGCCGCCCTCTCCTTAATACTGCTGCCATCCTTCATCGCGGCTGCAGCCATATTAACGTTGAAGTACTGGAGGGAGGAAGGGTTCAGGGAGACGTTCAAAGAGGGCTTCCCGACAGCCCTTCTCCTCACCTTCATCAGCCAGATAACGGGCAGCTTCTTATCCCAGCTGGAAGACCAGATAGCGGTGTACCCTCAAATCCTAGCAGTCTACCCCATACTGATAGACGGCGTCGGAGACGTGGGTGTGATCATTTCGTCGGCGACAACAGCTAGACTAGCCCTCGGTTACATAGAGCCGCGAATGCGCAGCATTAAAGGTGAGGAGGGAAGAAAAGTCGTGTTCAGCTCCCTAATAGCAGGTCTCACACTGATATTGAGCGTCACTTTCTTAGCGTCGTCAGTTTACACGCCGTCGCTTACTCAGATCGTGCACTCCTTCTTGATAGTCGCGTGTGCCGTGCTCCTAGTAACGGTGCCCATAACCGTCGTCTCGTTCGGTATTACAATTCTGACGTTCAAGAGAGGTATAAACCCTGACAACGTGACAATCCCAATTATAACATCATTTGCAGACTTCTTCATCACGGCTTCACTCTTCACCGCATCCCAGCTCGTCGTATTCTAG
- a CDS encoding sugar kinase encodes MDVVCFGEIIADFVPVGDRLFKVCFGGAPMNTAIACSRLGLNVAAIAAVGCDPFGEFLLDTLKANRVNVERVRVTSHRTTLAFVSRLKGENVFFFYRRPWVVSADTELELGEEDLAVAFKAAVFHFTGLPLSHEPLRVNALKMVEELRKRGVIVSFDPTYRPDSWESEEEAREVTLEAAKRSDVILATVGEYRFLLGETEPEEIVEECRRMGARVVGVKMGERGSVLGDRSSLWFMEAYPVRVVDTVGAGDAWNAGVIYGLVKHLPLSETIMIASATAALKCTAHGAVDGLPTLSQVKSFLESQKLTPKRLL; translated from the coding sequence TTGGACGTCGTCTGTTTCGGGGAAATTATCGCCGACTTTGTCCCAGTCGGGGATAGGTTGTTTAAGGTCTGCTTTGGCGGCGCTCCAATGAATACCGCTATAGCATGCTCCCGTCTAGGCCTTAACGTGGCGGCCATAGCGGCAGTCGGGTGTGACCCTTTCGGCGAGTTCTTGCTAGACACCCTAAAAGCTAACCGTGTGAACGTCGAGAGGGTGAGGGTTACAAGCCATAGGACGACGCTAGCCTTCGTATCGCGCCTAAAAGGGGAAAACGTTTTCTTCTTTTACAGAAGGCCGTGGGTGGTTTCAGCAGACACCGAGCTCGAGCTGGGCGAGGAAGACCTAGCCGTAGCGTTCAAGGCGGCGGTCTTCCACTTCACAGGGCTCCCCCTGTCACATGAACCCTTGAGGGTGAATGCTTTGAAGATGGTTGAAGAGCTCAGAAAAAGGGGGGTCATAGTCTCCTTCGACCCAACCTACAGGCCAGACTCCTGGGAGAGCGAGGAGGAGGCAAGGGAGGTTACACTTGAAGCGGCAAAAAGGTCGGACGTGATTCTAGCTACGGTTGGGGAGTACCGCTTCCTCCTCGGCGAAACAGAGCCCGAGGAAATAGTTGAGGAGTGTAGGAGGATGGGGGCGAGGGTTGTCGGTGTGAAGATGGGCGAACGGGGCTCGGTGCTAGGCGACCGGTCATCTCTCTGGTTTATGGAGGCATATCCCGTGAGAGTAGTAGATACCGTCGGAGCCGGGGACGCTTGGAACGCTGGCGTGATATACGGGCTCGTCAAACATCTCCCCCTAAGCGAGACGATTATGATAGCGAGTGCAACAGCGGCTTTGAAGTGCACGGCGCACGGGGCAGTAGATGGGCTCCCCACGCTAAGCCAGGTGAAAAGCTTCTTGGAAAGTCAAAAACTGACCCCCAAAAGATTATTGTAG
- a CDS encoding energy-coupling factor transporter transmembrane component T — translation MLRGLQLTSTNTFLNGVDPRVKLVFVAAVSVLSLALSSFTSLLFLALLPTLTLSLARALGRARFFIVSFLVFSALSVFVVYLLRFGSALEFAKFFVRVFAVMNAGLFFAFTTSPNKFSRGLEKLKVPRSVSFTLTLTIRFIPVFLKEAEEVLSSLKVRGVKLGIRGFIKNPKVVLRSLTIPLIVRMVKTSDDLASALESRGFGSPAKKTSLHEVKVGKVDLAFLSITMAFLVSLLLLDPSFFSFLDFTAFWRFMV, via the coding sequence ATGCTGAGAGGGCTTCAGCTGACTAGCACTAACACGTTTCTTAACGGCGTCGATCCGAGAGTCAAACTAGTGTTCGTTGCGGCTGTGAGTGTACTAAGTCTCGCTTTGAGCTCCTTTACCTCCCTTCTTTTTCTAGCACTGCTTCCAACTCTCACTCTGTCACTCGCTAGGGCGCTTGGCAGGGCTAGATTCTTCATTGTTTCGTTTCTCGTATTTTCTGCTCTGAGCGTTTTCGTTGTCTACCTTTTGAGGTTTGGCAGCGCTCTGGAATTTGCCAAGTTCTTTGTTAGGGTCTTCGCAGTGATGAACGCCGGCTTGTTCTTCGCTTTTACCACCTCACCCAACAAGTTTTCTAGGGGGCTTGAAAAGCTAAAGGTTCCGCGTTCAGTCTCCTTCACACTCACATTAACTATCAGGTTTATCCCTGTCTTTTTAAAGGAGGCGGAAGAAGTGTTGTCATCGTTGAAGGTGAGGGGGGTGAAGCTTGGGATAAGGGGGTTCATCAAAAACCCGAAGGTAGTATTACGGTCCTTGACCATACCTCTTATTGTACGCATGGTAAAAACCTCGGACGACCTGGCATCCGCCCTGGAGTCTAGAGGGTTTGGAAGCCCAGCTAAGAAGACCAGCCTTCACGAGGTGAAGGTAGGGAAGGTTGACTTAGCCTTCCTGTCCATCACTATGGCTTTCCTCGTCTCCCTCCTCTTGTTGGACCCATCCTTCTTCAGCTTTCTCGACTTTACAGCTTTCTGGAGGTTTATGGTTTGA